In Candidatus Omnitrophota bacterium, one genomic interval encodes:
- a CDS encoding secretin and TonB N-terminal domain-containing protein, with protein MRPELRTGLNSWAHKIWIVLLPIVLLTLTSECFGVETAVVTVHEQGESMADPNLAAEAAEPVAGDSEVADGNVTVDFKDADIRNVLRILSYKGGVNIVADQEVEGTVTMRLVDVPWEKALQVILKTYGLTYERDNNIIRVTTLAKLQREELVTQVFSLRYSKAEDTLASVQTMLTDRGRIQVDERTNRLIVSDVPSNLVKVQEVIDQIDQRTRQVLIESKIVETTLDDNERLGIDWTIKATAGGASRPITTPFNNYGRDRDMYPTVESTASQSVEEVNGVDTIRTEIETDFPLKGYILDPQNSLRLGQFPMAVASDFAFGTLDFTKFQAVLEILKSRSDTKIVSNPNIVTLDNQEAEVVVAQTFNIPLYERNPSTGSLEITDYEERQIGVTLKVTPHVNDAGDIVVNLEPTVSAFLQFDTIGEVTAPRFSTRKAVTQVMVRDGETIAIGGLISELTLDVEKKVPILGDLPVVGYLFKKIESGVDRTNLIFFVTTRLMDSGQGATIATAMNNVGDEPSTAAAPAP; from the coding sequence GTGAGGCCGGAATTGAGGACAGGATTGAACAGCTGGGCCCATAAAATTTGGATTGTGCTGTTACCGATTGTCCTCCTTACACTTACATCTGAGTGTTTTGGTGTGGAGACTGCAGTCGTCACCGTTCACGAACAGGGCGAGTCCATGGCAGACCCGAATTTGGCCGCCGAAGCGGCTGAACCGGTTGCCGGGGATTCCGAGGTGGCTGACGGGAATGTGACGGTAGACTTCAAAGATGCCGATATCCGCAATGTCCTCCGAATTCTCTCTTACAAGGGCGGGGTCAATATCGTGGCCGACCAGGAGGTCGAGGGCACGGTGACCATGCGTCTGGTGGATGTGCCTTGGGAAAAGGCCTTGCAGGTCATCCTCAAGACTTACGGACTGACCTATGAACGGGACAACAATATTATCCGTGTGACCACTTTAGCCAAGTTACAGCGTGAGGAATTGGTGACGCAGGTTTTTTCCCTGCGCTATTCCAAGGCCGAGGATACTTTGGCATCTGTGCAGACAATGCTTACGGACCGGGGCCGGATTCAGGTGGATGAACGGACCAACCGCTTGATTGTTTCGGATGTGCCCAGCAACTTGGTTAAGGTTCAGGAGGTCATCGATCAGATTGACCAGCGTACCCGCCAGGTTCTGATCGAGTCCAAGATTGTGGAAACCACCTTGGACGACAACGAAAGACTGGGGATTGACTGGACAATCAAGGCCACAGCCGGCGGGGCCAGCCGGCCGATCACCACTCCTTTTAACAATTATGGCCGGGATCGGGATATGTACCCGACCGTGGAGAGCACTGCGAGCCAGAGTGTCGAAGAAGTCAATGGGGTGGATACTATTCGAACGGAGATTGAAACTGATTTTCCTTTGAAGGGCTATATTTTGGATCCGCAGAATTCGCTTCGCCTCGGCCAGTTCCCCATGGCTGTAGCAAGCGATTTTGCATTTGGTACTCTGGATTTTACAAAGTTTCAGGCGGTACTGGAAATTCTGAAGTCGCGTTCGGACACGAAAATTGTCTCGAATCCGAATATTGTGACTCTGGACAATCAAGAGGCCGAAGTGGTTGTGGCTCAGACTTTCAATATTCCGCTGTATGAGAGGAACCCTTCCACGGGTTCTTTGGAAATTACGGATTACGAAGAACGGCAGATCGGCGTGACTCTGAAGGTAACACCGCACGTGAACGATGCTGGGGACATCGTGGTGAATTTGGAACCGACGGTGAGCGCCTTTTTGCAGTTCGACACGATTGGAGAGGTCACAGCCCCGCGCTTTTCAACGCGGAAGGCCGTGACCCAGGTAATGGTCAGAGATGGAGAAACGATCGCCATCGGCGGGTTGATCTCAGAGCTCACCCTCGATGTCGAGAAGAAAGTGCCGATTCTTGGCGACCTTCCTGTTGTGGGATATTTGTTCAAAAAGATTGAAAGCGGAGTTGATCGAACCAATTTGATTTTCTTTGTGACAACTCGTCTGATGGATTCTGGTCAAGGGGCAACAATTGCGACAGCCATGAATAACGTGGGGGATGAGCCGTCTACAGCGGCAGCTCCTGCGCCCTAA
- the pilO gene encoding type 4a pilus biogenesis protein PilO: protein MDRKKIEVLALAGLLVLIACVLVFQVVIAPRRAAQRAAAAYAGAGVTVTSSLSSLRSQVQAARAQVSQITRLESEVSSMEAVLKELEARLMDPNEIPVFLDQLSGLAEQSGVEIVRVQPVSETPSGPEEEAPVYRQFPVAVEALGSFEGLTQFVSRLETQQRIMRVTNLRIQGADDTPTKHRVRMVVSAYMQEVRAE, encoded by the coding sequence ATGGACCGTAAGAAAATCGAAGTCCTGGCACTGGCGGGTTTATTGGTGCTCATTGCCTGTGTGCTGGTCTTTCAAGTGGTTATTGCGCCGCGCCGTGCCGCGCAGAGGGCTGCTGCCGCCTATGCAGGCGCAGGGGTGACAGTGACTTCTTCGCTAAGCTCTTTGCGAAGCCAGGTCCAGGCCGCGCGCGCCCAAGTTTCGCAGATCACCCGTTTGGAGTCGGAGGTCTCCAGCATGGAAGCCGTTCTCAAGGAGTTGGAGGCGCGCCTCATGGATCCGAATGAAATTCCGGTTTTTTTGGATCAGCTTTCGGGTCTGGCCGAACAATCCGGGGTTGAAATTGTCCGGGTTCAGCCTGTTAGCGAGACTCCCTCCGGCCCGGAGGAAGAAGCGCCTGTGTACCGGCAGTTTCCTGTGGCAGTAGAGGCCCTGGGCAGTTTTGAGGGATTGACCCAGTTTGTGAGCCGCCTGGAGACCCAGCAGCGAATCATGCGCGTCACCAATCTGCGGATTCAAGGGGCTGACGATACGCCCACCAAACACCGGGTGCGTATGGTGGTAAGCGCTTATATGCAGGAGGTCAGGGCGGAATGA
- a CDS encoding PilN domain-containing protein, protein MFIQINLLPDARSGRRRKALKLPAKQLVTIAAAVVILAAVGIGAVVFLRGQGRREYAALTQEMQVLEPQRQHLAQLQKRWGKLGHRTSLLGSMEETRALWAGKLERLSAAVPGLLWLTELVVDDEGSVEIKGTALQQGEEGGAKAVGEFMKALRDDELFSSHYVEIELQSMQRRRIENVQVMDFALGAVPKKPGEGAEVVPVSSEGGV, encoded by the coding sequence ATGTTTATCCAAATCAATTTGCTGCCGGATGCCCGGTCGGGGAGGAGACGCAAGGCGCTAAAGCTGCCGGCCAAGCAACTGGTCACAATTGCGGCTGCGGTTGTGATCCTGGCCGCGGTTGGGATAGGGGCGGTGGTTTTCTTAAGGGGACAGGGCCGGCGTGAATACGCGGCTCTTACCCAGGAAATGCAAGTCTTGGAACCACAACGCCAGCACTTAGCCCAACTGCAGAAGCGATGGGGCAAGTTGGGGCACCGGACTTCTTTGCTGGGTTCCATGGAGGAGACCCGGGCGCTTTGGGCCGGAAAGCTGGAACGGCTCTCCGCTGCGGTGCCCGGACTCTTATGGCTTACCGAACTGGTGGTGGATGACGAGGGGAGCGTTGAAATCAAAGGCACGGCTTTGCAACAAGGTGAAGAAGGGGGGGCCAAGGCGGTCGGAGAATTCATGAAAGCCTTGCGGGATGATGAGCTCTTTTCCTCCCACTATGTTGAGATCGAACTCCAATCCATGCAGCGGCGGCGTATCGAGAACGTGCAAGTCATGGACTTTGCTTTGGGGGCTGTTCCCAAGAAGCCCGGAGAAGGAGCGGAAGTGGTACCAGTTTCCTCTGAAGGAGGGGTCTAA
- the pilM gene encoding pilus assembly protein PilM — protein sequence MPLDRFKNKTKGKKKAKKAKRPSAVGLDLGTTSIKAVELSFGTSPPTVESAVLQLHDTAPEDSAQLAKVVRQVLDRLQPSAKKINVSISGQPVVARFVHMPRMSLDEISSAVRFEAQDRIPFEIDEVILDHQVLSQEGNSMFVLLVAAKKNAVEQRLEVLRQAGLEVGVLDVDFFAVSNCFQQWLLNHEDWIAEGQEKSTALLNIGGRVTSINVLNGSTLCLSRDILVGTEEILRLGRAALGKLVNETRMSLDYYESQLGSRVDAILLGGGGVHVTGTAEFIKEQLGVPTDTWDPLSGFEVVPRLAEEGIEKIKHQLAVSLGLALR from the coding sequence ATGCCACTAGACCGATTCAAAAACAAGACCAAGGGAAAAAAGAAAGCTAAGAAGGCAAAGCGTCCTTCTGCTGTCGGTCTGGATTTGGGAACGACTAGTATCAAAGCTGTTGAACTGAGCTTTGGGACCAGTCCTCCGACAGTGGAGTCTGCGGTGCTTCAGTTACATGATACGGCCCCGGAGGATAGCGCGCAGTTAGCCAAGGTCGTGCGCCAGGTGCTGGACCGCCTGCAGCCCTCGGCCAAGAAGATCAATGTGAGTATTTCCGGACAACCGGTAGTGGCCCGCTTTGTTCACATGCCCCGAATGTCGTTGGACGAAATTTCCAGCGCGGTTCGCTTTGAGGCCCAGGATCGAATCCCCTTTGAAATCGACGAAGTTATTCTGGACCACCAGGTCCTCTCCCAGGAGGGGAACAGCATGTTTGTCCTCCTGGTGGCGGCCAAGAAAAACGCAGTGGAACAGCGTCTTGAAGTGCTGCGTCAAGCCGGTTTGGAGGTTGGAGTTTTGGATGTGGACTTTTTTGCGGTCAGCAATTGCTTCCAACAGTGGTTGCTCAATCACGAGGACTGGATCGCGGAAGGGCAGGAGAAATCCACGGCCCTGTTGAATATCGGTGGTCGCGTCACCAGCATCAATGTGCTCAACGGCAGCACTCTTTGTTTGAGCCGGGACATTTTGGTTGGCACCGAGGAGATTTTGCGTCTGGGGCGTGCGGCATTGGGAAAACTTGTCAATGAGACGCGTATGTCCTTGGATTATTATGAGAGTCAGCTGGGGAGCCGGGTCGATGCCATCCTGCTGGGCGGGGGAGGGGTCCATGTTACGGGAACCGCGGAGTTTATTAAGGAACAACTCGGGGTGCCCACCGACACCTGGGATCCCTTGAGTGGCTTTGAGGTGGTTCCCCGTTTGGCCGAAGAGGGTATCGAAAAGATTAAACACCAGCTTGCTGTGAGTCTGGGATTGGCTTTGAGGTAG